One genomic region from Mycoplasmopsis columbina encodes:
- a CDS encoding NAD(P)H-dependent glycerol-3-phosphate dehydrogenase, whose protein sequence is MSKVTFIGTGAWASGLATVLTKNNHKVVMWGIDDKEISDINKGKNTKYFGDKFFNNPENLKATTDLKKALKGTQYLVLAVPSSAFEIVIPQIKNVLQDKKINVINVAKGIDNKSKLFYSDVIKKEFGENLKNYCTVVGPSYAVEVFDNQLTVINVVGPKSSYLQAVASIFNNDTFKLIENKNEYGAQLFAALKNTLAIAMGIVRETKPYKNPEAALLTIGVKEINNILKYLYPKSDKLIGFEFAGIGDLFLTCTSEKSRNFSFGLLIAQKGVKKALEENSKTIEGYRTAKIFYEMLKNVEELRIPFFRSIFNVLFANKSEKYLLDFLTEF, encoded by the coding sequence ATGTCAAAAGTAACTTTTATTGGAACAGGAGCTTGGGCAAGTGGGTTAGCAACTGTTTTAACAAAAAACAATCACAAGGTTGTGATGTGAGGAATTGATGATAAAGAAATTTCTGACATTAATAAAGGAAAAAATACTAAATATTTTGGTGATAAATTTTTTAATAATCCTGAAAATCTAAAAGCTACAACAGACTTAAAAAAAGCTCTCAAAGGAACACAATATCTTGTTTTAGCAGTTCCTTCTAGTGCTTTTGAAATTGTTATTCCACAAATTAAAAATGTTTTGCAGGACAAAAAAATTAACGTTATTAATGTAGCTAAAGGAATTGACAACAAAAGCAAATTATTTTATTCAGATGTAATTAAAAAAGAATTTGGTGAAAATTTAAAAAACTATTGTACTGTGGTTGGTCCTTCTTATGCTGTCGAAGTTTTTGATAATCAATTAACAGTTATTAATGTGGTTGGCCCTAAAAGCTCTTATTTACAAGCAGTTGCGTCAATTTTCAATAATGATACTTTCAAATTAATTGAGAACAAAAATGAGTATGGGGCACAACTTTTTGCGGCTTTAAAAAATACATTGGCAATTGCAATGGGAATTGTAAGAGAAACTAAACCATATAAAAATCCTGAAGCAGCTCTATTGACAATTGGAGTTAAAGAAATTAATAATATATTGAAATATTTGTATCCGAAAAGTGATAAATTGATTGGCTTTGAATTTGCTGGAATTGGTGATTTATTTTTAACTTGTACTTCTGAAAAAAGTAGAAACTTTTCATTTGGATTATTAATTGCTCAAAAAGGTGTAAAAAAGGCCTTGGAGGAAAATTCAAAGACAATTGAAGGATATAGAACTGCCAAAATTTTTTACGAAATGTTAAAAAATGTTGAAGAATTAAGAATTCCATTTTTTAGAAGTATTTTCAACGTCTTATTTGCAAACAAAAGTGAAAAATATTTATTGGATTTTTTAACAGAGTTTTAA
- the rsmD gene encoding 16S rRNA (guanine(966)-N(2))-methyltransferase RsmD — protein MRKEGVKMLRIISGIHRSRLLEQPEENITRPTMDRIREAIFNSIRFKIKDAIVLDLFAGSGAFSFEAISNGAMKAIAVDNSFAATKVIEKNQNSLNVSNLEIYKQDVLAFLNNNGGKKFDFIFIDPPYKNYELINEILKTILHKEYLTKNGLIIVETNNSNLITIPEGLTVQNNKKYGKVEIIFVSNNN, from the coding sequence ATAAGAAAAGAAGGAGTCAAAATGCTAAGAATCATATCTGGTATTCATCGTTCAAGACTTTTGGAACAACCAGAAGAAAATATCACAAGACCTACTATGGATCGTATTAGAGAAGCTATTTTCAACAGTATACGTTTTAAAATAAAAGATGCAATAGTTTTGGATCTTTTTGCTGGCAGTGGTGCATTTTCTTTTGAAGCCATCAGCAACGGTGCAATGAAAGCGATTGCCGTTGATAATAGTTTTGCAGCAACAAAAGTAATAGAAAAAAATCAAAATTCACTCAATGTTTCTAACTTAGAAATCTATAAACAAGACGTTTTGGCTTTTTTAAATAATAATGGTGGTAAAAAATTTGACTTTATTTTTATTGATCCTCCTTATAAAAATTACGAATTAATTAATGAAATATTAAAAACAATTTTGCACAAAGAATATTTAACTAAAAACGGTTTAATTATAGTGGAAACTAATAATTCTAATTTGATTACTATTCCTGAAGGTTTAACCGTCCAAAATAACAAAAAATACGGGAAAGTAGAAATTATTTTTGTTTCAAATAATAATTAA
- the def gene encoding peptide deformylase, whose product MKYNIKLVKLPEKILRKRSKEVSLPLSQEDKELAEKMIYHIDTSQSENNHNLQPGVGVAAIQYGIPKRMFYINGANYKKGSNIPTKILRDVLINPVIIATSENELALDTGEGCLSVANSWPNQDGFVYRKSRIVAKAYSYFEQKEVTYDLTGYLAIVFQHEYDHLEGKLFVDRINSNKSKLWELKPNSRIIETEGE is encoded by the coding sequence ATGAAATATAATATTAAATTAGTTAAATTACCTGAAAAAATTTTGAGAAAAAGGTCTAAAGAAGTTTCACTACCTTTAAGTCAGGAAGATAAAGAATTAGCAGAAAAGATGATTTATCATATTGATACAAGTCAAAGTGAAAATAATCATAATTTACAACCAGGTGTTGGAGTTGCCGCTATTCAGTATGGAATACCAAAAAGAATGTTTTATATTAACGGAGCAAACTATAAAAAAGGCTCAAACATTCCAACAAAAATTTTAAGAGACGTTTTAATTAATCCAGTTATTATTGCAACAAGTGAAAATGAATTAGCTCTTGATACTGGTGAAGGATGCTTAAGTGTAGCAAATTCATGACCAAATCAAGACGGATTCGTTTATAGAAAAAGTAGAATTGTTGCAAAAGCATATTCTTATTTTGAACAAAAAGAAGTTACATATGATTTAACCGGTTATTTGGCAATAGTCTTTCAACACGAATACGATCATTTAGAAGGCAAACTCTTTGTTGATCGAATTAATTCAAATAAAAGTAAATTATGAGAACTTAAACCAAATTCTAGAATTATTGAGACGGAAGGAGAATAA
- a CDS encoding CvpA family protein produces the protein MYNKFAINSTHAWLPVIFFLIIIAIGFFVGLRRGLKASLINLVLSIGSLIVAVIVTLPIVNSIVNNLENTNALPSEIGINGKIQHPEIVYPLVFGVIVLALMLFILFIAKLIYWIVLRKWSMKKFKEAKKEGKKLWGNRFSGAALSVVSFMPAAILLTNFTGIANYENKAIKANDALLKIITFGKASGISSYGPAIAAIEMALEDQKYLDGTNELFNKFSQKENYNTQLSADTLLALRDKSKNFTLEFNPWRDDSSERTVELVKKGQEFINKFNATKESASLLSFAIYNIQSSIDKEGFKSSIEELIRTLESLNVDLSQLNFKQVVENNQPIGLINFSSENKKLLKDTFIEILGIKNVKVPDDSDRNVNARSNDEKYMYVLNKVLDQLLLATVNITK, from the coding sequence ATGTATAACAAATTTGCGATAAATTCAACACATGCATGATTGCCAGTTATATTCTTTTTAATAATTATTGCAATTGGATTTTTTGTAGGATTAAGAAGAGGATTAAAAGCTTCTTTAATTAACTTGGTATTAAGTATTGGTTCACTTATTGTAGCAGTGATAGTTACTTTACCGATTGTAAATTCAATAGTAAATAATTTAGAAAATACTAATGCTTTACCTTCAGAAATAGGGATAAATGGAAAGATACAACATCCTGAAATAGTGTATCCACTTGTATTTGGAGTTATAGTATTAGCTTTAATGCTATTTATCTTATTTATAGCTAAATTGATATATTGAATCGTTCTAAGAAAATGATCAATGAAGAAATTTAAAGAAGCTAAAAAAGAAGGCAAAAAACTTTGAGGTAACAGATTTAGTGGTGCTGCACTTTCAGTAGTTAGCTTTATGCCAGCAGCTATTTTATTAACTAACTTTACTGGAATTGCAAATTATGAAAACAAAGCTATTAAAGCAAATGACGCACTTTTAAAAATTATTACCTTTGGAAAAGCATCGGGAATTAGTAGTTATGGTCCCGCAATTGCGGCAATTGAAATGGCTTTGGAAGATCAGAAATATTTAGATGGTACAAATGAACTTTTCAATAAGTTTAGTCAAAAGGAAAATTACAATACACAACTTTCAGCCGACACTTTACTTGCTTTAAGAGATAAAAGTAAAAATTTCACTTTAGAATTCAATCCTTGAAGAGACGACAGTAGTGAAAGAACAGTTGAATTAGTAAAAAAAGGACAAGAATTTATTAATAAGTTTAATGCAACAAAAGAAAGTGCTTCACTCTTATCTTTTGCAATTTACAACATTCAAAGTTCAATTGATAAAGAAGGTTTTAAAAGTAGCATTGAAGAATTAATTAGAACTTTAGAAAGTTTAAATGTTGATTTAAGCCAATTAAACTTCAAACAAGTAGTAGAAAACAATCAACCAATAGGATTAATTAATTTTAGTTCTGAAAATAAAAAACTTTTAAAAGACACATTTATTGAAATTTTAGGCATTAAAAATGTCAAAGTACCTGATGATAGCGATAGAAATGTTAATGCAAGAAGCAATGATGAAAAATACATGTATGTATTAAACAAAGTTCTTGATCAATTACTTTTAGCGACAGTAAATATAACAAAATAA
- the parE gene encoding DNA topoisomerase IV subunit B has product MNKYDASSIKQLKGLEAVRKRPGMYIGSTDVNGLHHLIWEIVDNSIDEALAGYANLIQVTLTKEGSVKVEDNGRGIPVGKTESGKSAVELIFTELHSGGKFNEGAYKTSGGLHGVGSSVVNALSYKLKALVYRDKKIYETIFENGDNIVQKTKEIGKTSKQGTLIEFWPNYEIFKKAKFNFDVIAERLRESSFLISGLKIVLLDENTNKKMEFIYESGLSAFINFINDSKEEIGEVYTFKDTKKEIDVEFAFQYTDSYSETMLSFVNNVKTKDGGTHEIGLKTAFTKTFNDFALEEKLLKGKNTFDGEDIREGLTVILSVKIPEKYLEFVSQTKEKLGTPEAKSAVEEVVAKSLKTWISENKPLAKKILQKIKRAAESRAAARRARQEARSTKNALKEKQILSGKLTPAQSKKPEEKELFLVEGDSAGGSAKLGRDRKYQAILPLRGKVINTEKARLFDILKNEEIATIINTIGAGIGNDFDIKKAQYGKIIIMTDADTDGAHIQILLLTFFFRHMRELIENQMVYIALPPLYKLTPNKNKKDIVYAWDETELKDLLKETQYKNSEIQRYKGLGEMNADQLWETTMNPETRTLIQVKIEDAALAERRVSTLMGDNVEPRKEWINANVEFTMEDDFELI; this is encoded by the coding sequence ATGAATAAGTATGATGCATCAAGTATAAAGCAGTTAAAAGGTTTGGAAGCAGTTAGAAAACGTCCAGGAATGTATATTGGAAGTACGGATGTTAATGGTTTACACCACTTAATATGAGAAATTGTTGATAATTCAATTGATGAAGCTTTAGCTGGTTATGCTAATTTAATTCAAGTTACCTTGACTAAAGAGGGATCAGTTAAAGTTGAAGATAATGGTCGGGGAATACCTGTAGGTAAAACTGAATCTGGTAAATCAGCTGTGGAATTAATTTTTACTGAATTGCACTCAGGCGGTAAATTTAATGAGGGAGCATACAAAACTTCTGGGGGATTGCATGGTGTGGGTTCTTCAGTGGTTAATGCTTTAAGTTATAAACTAAAAGCACTTGTTTATAGAGATAAAAAAATTTATGAAACTATTTTTGAAAATGGTGATAATATTGTTCAAAAAACTAAAGAAATAGGTAAAACATCTAAACAAGGTACCTTAATTGAATTCTGACCTAATTATGAAATTTTTAAAAAAGCCAAATTTAATTTTGATGTAATTGCCGAAAGATTAAGAGAAAGTAGTTTTTTAATAAGTGGGCTTAAAATAGTTCTTTTGGATGAAAATACTAATAAAAAAATGGAATTTATTTATGAAAGTGGCTTAAGCGCTTTTATAAATTTTATTAATGACTCAAAAGAAGAAATTGGAGAAGTTTACACTTTTAAAGATACAAAAAAAGAAATTGATGTTGAATTTGCATTTCAATACACCGACAGTTATAGTGAAACGATGCTTTCTTTTGTTAATAATGTGAAAACTAAAGATGGTGGAACTCATGAAATTGGTTTAAAAACAGCTTTTACTAAAACTTTTAATGATTTTGCTCTTGAAGAGAAATTACTAAAAGGCAAAAACACTTTTGACGGAGAAGATATTCGTGAAGGATTAACAGTTATTTTAAGTGTAAAAATTCCAGAAAAATATCTTGAATTTGTTAGTCAAACAAAAGAAAAATTAGGAACTCCAGAAGCTAAAAGCGCTGTTGAAGAAGTTGTTGCAAAATCCTTAAAAACCTGAATTAGTGAAAACAAACCACTTGCTAAAAAAATTCTACAAAAAATTAAAAGAGCAGCAGAATCTAGAGCGGCTGCTCGCCGAGCGAGACAAGAAGCTAGAAGTACTAAAAATGCACTAAAAGAAAAACAAATTTTAAGTGGTAAATTAACTCCAGCACAATCAAAAAAACCCGAGGAAAAAGAATTATTTTTAGTTGAGGGTGATTCTGCCGGAGGAAGCGCAAAATTAGGAAGAGACAGAAAATATCAAGCTATTTTACCTTTAAGAGGTAAAGTCATAAATACTGAAAAAGCAAGGCTTTTTGATATTTTAAAAAATGAGGAAATTGCCACAATAATTAATACTATTGGAGCAGGAATAGGAAATGATTTTGACATTAAAAAAGCTCAATATGGAAAGATCATTATTATGACTGATGCTGATACAGATGGTGCACATATTCAAATTCTTTTACTCACCTTTTTCTTTAGACATATGAGAGAGTTGATTGAAAATCAAATGGTTTATATTGCTTTACCTCCTCTATATAAACTTACTCCAAATAAGAATAAAAAAGATATAGTTTATGCTTGAGACGAAACAGAATTAAAAGATTTACTAAAAGAAACACAATATAAAAATTCAGAAATTCAAAGATACAAAGGTCTCGGTGAAATGAATGCTGATCAGCTTTGGGAAACAACGATGAATCCTGAAACTAGAACTTTAATTCAAGTAAAAATAGAAGATGCAGCTTTAGCAGAAAGAAGAGTTTCAACTTTAATGGGTGATAATGTTGAACCAAGAAAAGAATGAATTAATGCAAATGTTGAATTTACAATGGAAGATGATTTTGAACTTATTTAA